A window of Tautonia plasticadhaerens contains these coding sequences:
- a CDS encoding phage major tail protein, TP901-1 family, protein MALQKGRDMLIKLGDAATGTTIGGLTDTSITMGNNVVDGSTKDTNGWRELVEDASLKSFSIACSGFFKDSATDESIRAKAFAGTIDTYTLVFPNGDTIEGDFLIAGYTRNGAKDGVEQYSYTLESHGEPTFTAAA, encoded by the coding sequence ATGGCACTACAAAAAGGCCGCGACATGCTCATTAAGTTGGGCGATGCCGCTACGGGAACTACCATCGGCGGGCTTACGGACACCAGCATCACGATGGGCAACAACGTGGTCGACGGCAGCACCAAGGACACCAACGGCTGGCGCGAGCTGGTGGAGGATGCCTCTTTGAAGTCGTTTTCCATCGCGTGCAGCGGATTCTTCAAGGATTCCGCCACGGACGAATCCATCCGCGCCAAGGCATTCGCCGGAACCATCGACACCTACACGCTGGTGTTCCCGAACGGCGACACCATCGAGGGCGATTTCCTCATCGCCGGCTACACGCGCAACGGCGCGAAGGACGGCGTGGAACAATACAGCTACACGCTCGAATCGCACGGCGAGCCGACCTTCACCGCAGCCGCATAG